In a single window of the Bacillus marinisedimentorum genome:
- a CDS encoding phage portal protein, giving the protein MKLEQYIKEYHEGRSDWFLEEINTVASQQKVNKISDLKDYLNGSHAITQRPNEMYNGKEFVPRKIVLQYAKTLLNYQTAYLLQNPLTMTGNEGVVKEYQKVNKKGKYDRINFNILDKVVKYGEVAEYVYLDKGMIKSKLIDPADSYPIYDHENNLIAFIEAYMLDGVDYYTVFTDDTVEKYDNLGGELRLTGRYHNLAGLPIVYNNQNELSEVQGRSELEDWISILDSMEDLISKYTDGFYKFMNPIPVAIGQQLKGDGLPSHVVGGGVNLDDGSDFKMVSNQLDYKSFESIYKTLLQALLDVSQTPAVSMNKTDISNLSEVSIKLLFSLANIKAGFNEQFMREGLEQRFDKVRRLLEYKGIKFEADEYETLDMVFHYAMPSNDKEIIENLKQLDEMKAISLESVLNHSPYTNDVQMELERLKDEGNRDEGNNQGNNLSGEEVD; this is encoded by the coding sequence GTGAAATTAGAACAATACATAAAAGAGTATCATGAGGGGCGTTCTGATTGGTTTTTGGAAGAGATTAATACCGTTGCCAGTCAACAGAAGGTGAATAAGATAAGTGACCTGAAGGACTATTTGAATGGTTCTCATGCGATTACTCAACGACCAAATGAAATGTATAACGGTAAAGAGTTTGTACCTAGAAAGATTGTATTGCAGTATGCTAAGACACTATTGAATTATCAAACCGCTTATTTGCTTCAAAACCCTTTAACAATGACAGGTAATGAGGGAGTTGTAAAGGAGTATCAAAAGGTAAATAAGAAGGGTAAGTATGACCGGATTAACTTTAATATCCTTGACAAAGTTGTTAAATATGGAGAAGTGGCAGAGTATGTTTATCTGGATAAAGGCATGATTAAAAGTAAATTAATTGATCCGGCTGATAGTTATCCAATATATGACCATGAAAACAATCTAATTGCCTTTATCGAAGCGTATATGCTTGATGGAGTGGATTATTATACTGTGTTCACTGATGATACAGTAGAGAAATACGACAATCTAGGTGGAGAATTACGACTTACTGGTAGGTATCATAACCTTGCTGGCTTGCCTATTGTATATAACAATCAAAATGAGTTGAGTGAAGTACAAGGCAGAAGTGAATTAGAAGATTGGATTAGTATTCTTGATTCAATGGAGGACTTGATCAGTAAGTACACTGATGGGTTCTATAAGTTTATGAATCCGATTCCGGTTGCTATCGGTCAACAGTTGAAAGGTGATGGACTACCTTCTCATGTTGTTGGCGGTGGAGTTAATCTTGATGATGGTTCTGATTTTAAAATGGTTAGTAACCAGTTGGATTATAAGAGCTTTGAAAGTATCTATAAAACATTGCTGCAAGCGTTACTTGATGTATCACAAACGCCTGCTGTATCAATGAATAAGACGGATATTAGTAACTTGTCAGAGGTTAGTATTAAGTTATTGTTCTCATTGGCTAATATCAAAGCCGGTTTCAATGAACAATTCATGAGAGAAGGACTAGAACAGCGTTTTGACAAGGTTAGGCGGTTACTTGAATACAAAGGGATCAAGTTTGAAGCCGATGAGTATGAAACGCTGGATATGGTATTTCATTATGCTATGCCTTCTAATGACAAGGAAATCATAGAGAATCTGAAGCAACTGGATGAAATGAAGGCGATTAGTTTGGAGAGTGTGCTTAATCATAGTCCATATACAAATGATGTCCAGATGGAGTTGGAACGGTTAAAGGATGAAGGTAATAGAGATGAGGGAAATAATCAGGGAAATAATTTAAGCGGGGAAGAGGTAGATTGA
- a CDS encoding terminase large subunit domain-containing protein yields the protein MAAKKKMTKTEKLKLIMDDFELFSKNFIYIIDNNNEKVKLELNSAQVELNNLMNKNRFVIVSKARQGGISTFTLAKALWRAIKNENENILIVSYKLDSSKALFEKLKQMNEWLPRDKYSELFPAVRRANRDELWFENGSRITCMVAGNKSIGRGSTYSYIHLSEYAFYTRQEMQLLSAEQSLMKGEASQLTIETTSNGTGNNYYKLFMSAWKGNSKYKAMFIPFFHELYKKQFKHDHDEAEKWFKEDNKGVRLSVKELEPTEKVLHDAGANLRFLMWRRYKLLDMELQEFQQEYPSNPLESFVTSGNAVFDQSKVLERINHVLTPLDRKQLIDEVPEVLHRYINKGFYIYYLPKRGMKYYGGVDTASGSGADYSTVSIFDSDGQQVASFYHNKVPVYKFAEIVDAIGRYFNYAFLTVERNSYGLPLLERLRNDYGYLNLYKQKMFDQRGKKKMQLGFMTTNASKSVLISDYKEQFETGLYNIECKETLQQMQIFQENEGKMGNKKGEKNHDDLVISCALAVQGMKVGKWYV from the coding sequence ATGGCTGCGAAAAAGAAAATGACTAAAACAGAAAAGTTAAAGTTGATAATGGATGATTTTGAATTGTTCTCTAAGAATTTTATTTACATTATTGATAACAACAATGAGAAAGTGAAACTAGAGCTTAATTCGGCACAGGTTGAGTTAAATAATCTAATGAATAAGAATAGGTTTGTTATAGTTTCAAAAGCCAGACAGGGCGGAATTTCTACTTTTACACTGGCTAAAGCGTTATGGAGAGCAATCAAGAATGAAAATGAAAATATCCTTATTGTCAGTTACAAATTGGATTCTTCAAAGGCGTTATTTGAAAAGTTAAAACAGATGAATGAATGGTTACCGAGAGATAAGTATAGTGAATTATTTCCGGCTGTCAGGCGAGCAAATAGGGATGAATTATGGTTTGAAAATGGTTCACGGATTACATGTATGGTTGCTGGCAATAAATCAATCGGGCGAGGTAGTACATATTCTTATATTCATTTGTCAGAGTATGCCTTTTACACTAGACAAGAAATGCAATTGTTGTCGGCTGAACAGTCACTCATGAAAGGTGAAGCAAGCCAATTAACAATTGAAACAACTTCTAACGGTACTGGCAACAACTATTACAAATTGTTTATGTCGGCGTGGAAAGGAAACAGTAAGTATAAAGCAATGTTCATTCCTTTCTTTCATGAGTTATATAAGAAACAATTCAAACATGACCATGATGAAGCGGAAAAATGGTTTAAGGAAGATAACAAAGGCGTTCGATTATCCGTGAAGGAATTAGAGCCAACAGAAAAGGTATTACATGATGCAGGTGCAAACCTGCGTTTTTTAATGTGGAGAAGATACAAGTTGCTTGATATGGAATTACAGGAGTTTCAACAAGAATATCCTTCAAACCCACTTGAATCATTCGTTACAAGTGGTAATGCGGTATTTGATCAATCGAAAGTGTTAGAGCGGATTAATCATGTACTTACTCCATTGGATAGGAAACAGTTAATTGATGAAGTGCCGGAAGTATTACATAGGTACATAAATAAAGGATTTTACATATATTACCTGCCTAAACGTGGCATGAAATATTATGGTGGAGTGGATACGGCTTCAGGTAGTGGGGCTGACTATTCAACAGTTAGTATATTTGATTCTGACGGCCAGCAAGTGGCAAGTTTCTATCATAATAAAGTACCAGTATATAAGTTTGCTGAAATTGTTGATGCTATTGGAAGGTATTTTAACTATGCTTTCCTTACAGTAGAAAGGAACAGTTACGGATTACCTTTACTGGAACGGCTGCGGAATGATTACGGTTATTTGAATCTATATAAGCAAAAGATGTTTGATCAACGTGGAAAAAAGAAAATGCAATTGGGTTTTATGACAACCAATGCCAGTAAATCAGTATTAATTAGTGACTATAAGGAACAGTTTGAAACTGGCTTATACAATATCGAGTGTAAAGAAACACTTCAGCAAATGCAGATATTCCAAGAAAATGAAGGCAAAATGGGAAATAAGAAAGGCGAAAAGAATCATGATGACCTTGTGATTAGTTGTGCGTTGGCAGTCCAGGGCATGAAAGTTGGAAAGTGGTATGTGTAG
- a CDS encoding FxLYD domain-containing protein: protein MWKDKRIIISLLIVLSMIGSVVIYLNFFSLDESSVENLNEQLVNNEEIAKYVLFINVSRDNIEEPVKYNGKTSYTYNVIGNATEKFLELGDTEKLNVLYSIAEVVDENIENVLLDCGRNKYCSIDSISVIDMKEKSSIFSIDYDTSNPLEDTVMTHTYYDENDDFQSRTVSNTNTNGNNGSGNSTNGVVAGESTETLKLEETSCKVDGDYVYVEGYVKNPTGIKYSYIKVQATYTDASGNIIDTDWTYAVGSEGLSPNSRKSFDIMTPYNESISNCSYKIIDFK from the coding sequence GTGTGGAAAGATAAAAGAATTATTATCAGTTTACTTATTGTCTTGTCAATGATTGGTAGCGTAGTAATTTACTTAAATTTTTTCTCATTAGATGAAAGTAGCGTTGAGAATCTAAATGAACAATTGGTTAATAATGAAGAGATTGCAAAGTATGTTTTGTTTATTAATGTTAGTAGAGATAATATTGAAGAACCTGTAAAATATAACGGTAAAACATCTTATACATATAACGTAATTGGTAATGCAACAGAAAAATTTTTAGAGTTAGGGGATACAGAAAAACTCAACGTTTTGTACAGTATAGCGGAAGTAGTAGATGAAAATATTGAAAATGTGCTTTTGGATTGTGGTAGGAATAAATATTGTTCAATTGATTCTATCTCTGTAATAGATATGAAAGAAAAATCGAGCATATTTTCCATAGATTATGATACTTCAAATCCCCTTGAAGATACCGTAATGACTCATACATATTATGATGAAAACGATGATTTTCAATCAAGAACTGTTAGTAACACGAATACCAATGGAAATAATGGATCGGGCAATTCAACGAATGGTGTAGTGGCAGGTGAATCAACGGAAACTTTAAAGTTAGAGGAAACAAGTTGTAAGGTTGATGGAGATTACGTTTATGTCGAAGGATATGTAAAAAATCCGACAGGAATAAAGTATTCATATATTAAAGTGCAAGCGACTTATACCGATGCTTCAGGGAATATTATCGACACTGATTGGACATACGCTGTAGGAAGTGAAGGTTTGTCTCCAAACAGTAGAAAAT